Proteins found in one Arachis stenosperma cultivar V10309 chromosome 8, arast.V10309.gnm1.PFL2, whole genome shotgun sequence genomic segment:
- the LOC130945461 gene encoding zinc finger BED domain-containing protein RICESLEEPER 2-like, giving the protein MALKDTISDNNSLPVGGSLFHVRCCAHILNLLVQDGLGKIKGIIHKVRESVKYVNFNDSRFKTFVEIAENKHLKEKKLIIDCPTRWNSTYNMLSVALKFKSVFPVYKEREPHYNYEPSSEDWRKVQKICKLLKVFNLVTHVISGSEYPTANLYLPEVWRVKQVIDDAIEDRDSFMRKMATSMKEKFDKYWGECNMVISFACVLDPRCKLHVIKFCFPLIYKPEHVAAENIEKVKNTLQEMYDEYAEKYHGETIISGVNTNSLVASSNVVSSEISGIDEMLNMVREKEAIHPTKSELEVYLDESAYIPEGNSKSFSALEWWKNNNLKFKVLSKMTADILAIPVSTVASESSFSAGGRVIHEYRSRLNQESIEALICGGDWLRNKYGLKKKPKVLEQED; this is encoded by the exons ATGGCTCTTAAGGATACTATTTCAGATAACAACTCATTACCTGTTGGTGGTAGTTTGTTTCATGTTAGGTGCTGTGCACACATTCTGAATTTGTTGGTACAAGATGGGCTAGGTAAAATTAAAGGTATTATTCATAAAGTTCGTGAGAGTGTCAAGTATGTCAATTTTAATGATTCAAGATTTAAAACATTTGTTGAGATTGCTGAAAACAAGCATTTGAAGGAGAAAAAACTCATCATTGATTGTCCCACAAGATGGAATTCTACTTACAACATGTTATCTGTGGCTTTGAAGTTTAAATCTGTGTTTCCTGTGTATAAGGAAAGAGAACCTCACTACAATTACGAACCATCATCAGAGGATTGGAGAAAAGTTCAGAAGATTTGCAAActtttaaaagtttttaatcTTGTTACTCATGTCATTTCTGGTAGTGAGTATCCTACTGCAAACTTGTACCTTCCTGAAGTTTGGAGAGTGAAACAAGTAATTGATGATGCTATTGAAGATAGAGATTCCTTCATGAGAAAAATGGCAACCTCAATGAAAGAAAAGTTTGACAAATATTGGGGAGAATGCAATATGGTAATATCTTTTGCTTGTGTTTTGGATCCTAGGTGCAAATTACATGTTATTAAATTCTGTTTTCCTTTAATTTACAAACCTGAGCATGTGGCTGCTGAAAATattgaaaaagtgaagaatacATTGCAAGAAATGTATGATGAATATGCTGAAAAATATCATGGTGAAACAATAATAAGTGGAGTTAACACTAATAGTCTAGTTGCTTCTTCTAATGTGGTTAGTTCTGAAATTAGTGGAATTGATGAAATGTTGAATATGGTTCGAGAAAAAGAAGCCATTCATCCAACAAAATCAGAATTAGAAGTTTATCTTGATGAGAGTGCTTATATTCCTGAAGGCAATTCTAAGTCTTTTAGTGCTTTGGAGTGGTGGAAAAACAATAACTTGAAATTCAAGGTTTTATCTAAAATGACAGCAGACATATTAGCAATTCCTGTCTCAACGGTGGCTTCAGAGTCTTCATTTAGTGCTGGAGGAAGAGTTATTCATGAATATCGTTCTCGACTAAATCAAGAGTCCATTGAAGCTCTCATTTGTGGAGGAGATTGGCTTCGGAACAAGTATGGTTTGAAGAAAAAACCAAAG GTGTTGGAACAGGAAGATTAA